From a region of the Mercurialis annua linkage group LG1-X, ddMerAnnu1.2, whole genome shotgun sequence genome:
- the LOC126665191 gene encoding uncharacterized transporter C405.03c-like, protein MYWRYKGGLVLIITVVILWVTSAEVTQIVFADYKHPFVVTYIGISLLLVHLPIAFIKDFLLNFFTQRWLTPCNNSQVSNQSKECALDLFPKDKEHPVLISDTNVETLKVDTKLTAKQTFLIGFCIAPLWFATEYLTNAALAQTSVASTTLLSSTSCLFTLLIGALLGEETITFVKAISVVISMTGVGMTIVGKTWISGGSLSKVSKDEKHSLVGDLYAGLSALTYGLFTVLLKKIAGEGEKVDVQKLFGYIGLFTLAAFWWLVWPLTAMGIEPKFALPNSAKTEEIIFLNSFTGNVLCDYFWALGVVWTSPLVAALGVSLTIPLAMLEDMVIHGQHYSAIYIIGSAQVFMGFVIANLADCLSRKAKMLLLYVTNIYNLLFQLQKNVT, encoded by the exons ATAGTGTTCGCAGATTACAAGCACCCATTTGTAGTGACATATATTGGAATCTCTCTTTTACTTGTACACCTTCCAATTGCATTCATCAAAGATTTCTTGCTAAATTTCTTCACACAACGTTGGCTCACACCTTGTAATAATTCTCAAGTTTCAAACCAGTCAAAGGAATGCGCCCTCGATTTGTTTCCAAAGGATAAAGAACACCCAGTTCTTATTTCTGACACTAATGTGGAAACACTGAAAGTTGACACAAAGCTTACTGCCAAACAAACTTTTCTTATCGGATTTTGCATTGCTCCTCTTTGGTTCGCCACTGAG TATCTGACGAATGCTGCACTTGCGCAAACGAGTGTAGCAAGTACGACATTATTATCTTCAACATCATGTCTCTTCACTCTCTTGATCGGAGCGTTATTAGGCGAAGAGACGATCACTTTCGTCAAAGCAATTTCTGTAGTTATCAGCATGACCGGTGTAGGCATGACAATAGTAGGTAAAACATGGATCTCTGGCGGATCACTATCCAAAGTATCCAA AGATGAGAAGCATTCTCTGGTAGGAGATCTTTATGCTGGTTTGTCAGCTTTGACGTATGGCCTATTTACAG TGTTACTAAAAAAGATTGCTGGAGAAGGAGAAAAAGTAGATGTGCAGAAGCTGTTTGGCTATATAGGATTGTTCACTCTTGCGGCATTTTGGTGGCTTG TGTGGCCACTCACAGCAATGGGAATAGAACCCAAATTTGCATTACCAAATTCAGCTAAAACAGAGGAGATAATCTTTCTCAATAGTTTTACCGGAAATGTGCTCTGTGATTATTTCTG GGCACTGGGTGTGGTTTGGACAAGCCCACTGGTTGCAGCATTAGGAGTTTCCCTAACCATACCACTAGCCATGTTGGAGGACATGGTGATCCACGGTCAACACTATTCTGCTATTTATATCATTGGCTCAGCTCag GTATTTATGGGATTTGTGATAGCTAACCTGGCTGATTGTCTTTCCCGAAAGGCAAAGATGTTGCTCCTTTATGTTACCAACATCTATAATCTACTC